The window ttgtgtatgaaaatatactgtatattattgtgtatatatttataagccTTTAGGCATAGTTACTCTTTTCATCTACCTCAGCATCATCACAAATATACTACACgcatttattaaaagaaaaaacactaattttttatttattttataatatataaataaataataaatatacttttttttttttactttattttatatatattatatattattttctcatatATCCAACTACTGGATGTGTGTTTGTGGATACCTGAGgccattaaaattattaaaattaaaaaaaaataataataaaatacacgcaatgaaaaattaataatattgcttCTGTACTTGACATTGataaagataattaatttaacatcaaaatgaataattcacattgaagttttttctttttttttaaatattaaaattgaaataataataataataattacaataataattacaatgatctatgtttgaatttattttattttttcatttatttatttatttatttatttatttaaaaattattgttatattaattttcaaatattatttaatatatttaataaaaaatatcaacattttttaaaatatttataatattattatttactttaattatttattgttaattttaaaaaacaaaaaaaaaaaattcaaatttgcattttttcgaattattattttggatAAATTGATATcgagtttaaaataattaagcaTATGTTATTGATGCTgctgaaaatgataattttctttctcaagtgttatcatttaataaataaataatgatgattaacCTCGACAATGAAGTAGACAATTAAGGTCGATCCCTTGTTGTGTATTATGTTCCATGCACGTTTTCAATGCGtgtatattataaatgtaCTTATAATAAGTTATCTAATATACATCTACAAATACTtagcaaataatatttaattttattctcgGTATTTGTCAACCGGATGATAAAATCTagatgttgaatttttaaaaaaaaaatcattgatatatttattttgcaaaGTGACAAGTCAATACATGTGAGCTTCcgttcaattattattgattattttatatatcatttaaatgCGGAaacaaatcattatttatataaataaataaataaaaaagagaaagaaaataatatatattattattgtagtttctctttaaatttattatgaaaatttttttgtaaattttaatttattaattttgtttattgattaTGATTATAGATTGGACATATATCATCAGCACagtcaccaccaccaccaacatcaCCAGCTTCAaatacatcatcaacatcatcatctgtTAAAAATTCACCACCAAGAGGTCCAAGAACACTTTTATTAAAACGCTGTGAAAATGGATTTGGATTTACACTTCgtcattttattgtttatccGCCCGAGTCCTGCTAtgtaagtatatttatttattaatttatttatttatttataaatttaaattattattttttaattttattattttttttgataatagaCATTACCGGGACACGAGCGGACGAGAATTGATGAACCAATGGATACAATATTTGTAAAACAAGTAAGACCAAATTCATCAGCATCTGAGGCAGGTTTAAGAACTGGTGATCGTGTTGTATCTGTTGATGGTGTACCAACAAGAGGTGAACAATATTCAAGTGTTGTACAAAGAATTCAACAAGCTGGTGCATGGTTACGTCTTCTTGTTGTATCAAAAGAAGACGATATATTACAAAGATATTTTGGTGAAACTGCTCATAATCCAGAAACAAATCAACGTCCAGCAAGATTACGTTCACCTGAACGtatattacaaaaacaaaGACGTTCAATGAGTATGATACCTGGACCATCATCACGTTCACGTCAATCATGGATGTGTTCAACATTACCTGgtacagaaaataaaacaacaacaaaaggTGCTACATCACAATATTACAATTCACATGAAGAATCAATAAAAGATCAAACAGCAATAAAAATGACATCAGCACCAAATATACAAAGACGTCCATTAGTTGAATCACGTAATAAAgattcaatatataataatagtaatgaaCGTATACAACAACGTCGTTCATTACCACAAGATGTTGatacaaaattatcaacatcatcatcaacaacaccgtcatcaacatcatcaacaacaacaaatactgTTTATCGTCCAAGTGACAATCATACACGTTTCGATTTATATGATAGAACACGTCCAGAATCAATTTATTCACGACCAAGTAGTGAACAAATATATGATCGTATTAAAGATCCAATATATGAACTTGTACATCCAGAATTAAATACAGAATTTAGTAAATCATTGGATCATCAATATCCAATGTCACATGCTGAACCACAAGTACCAATATATCGTTCAAATAAAAGAGTTGTTACAAGACGTGCCAGTGAGGGTTGTAGTAGTAGTGGTgaacaattaaatgataataataataataatagcaataataaaacaataaaaatacaaacaacaaTTGATCCAACATCACGTTTAAGTATTGAATCACATAGAGATACATCACCAGCAAGTAAAGATAGTAGTATATCATCATTTGattcaacatcaacattaaCTGGTAATGAATGTTCTGATGATTCAGTTATTATGACTAGATTAAGAAAAAGTTTTGAACaaaaagaagaatttttaCGTAGACCAAGTCATCCAATTGGTTGGCTATTAccagatgataataatagtagtaaAAATCCATTATTACCATTAAATAATAGTGGTATTATACAACGTGAATTTTATGCTAGACCACAAAAATTACAACGACAAGTATGGCCACCaattgaacaacaacaacaacaacaacaaaaaagtgatatattattaagcaataattatgatgaacGTATTAAAAATAGCTgtaaaacaaaacaacaaaataaacataatgatattgataataatcatcatgatatatataatgataatacaaatgaTGATTTAGATAATATTGTTGAGGATGCACAAGCAATTAGAGATCGTTTTTATTCATCACTTTATGATACAAAtggacaatttaataaaaataatcatttttcatattctaaaaataatgatttacgaactacaacaaataataatcatcataatcatacaaataatacaaatcataataataatattaataatagtaatagtaataataacaataataataatagtaaacaatttataacaaCATTATCAAGAATACATGAAAATGTACAAGGACAAGGACaagtacaacaacaacaacaacaacaaagtattcaagaaaataaaaatggtacaTCATCATTACCATCATCACCTGTaccagataaaaaattagataaactTACAGCAACAGTATCACCACCAGCTCCAACACCACCACAAGGCTTACAGATTGTATCAAAAAGAGCTAAACAATTTGAAAGTGGTAGACTTTtgagtgatgatgatgaaccaaCAAGTGATCGtactaatttatataaaagtgaACTATCAAGATTATCAAATAAACGTAGTGTTCCAAATGTTGCTGTTAGAAAAAGAGAATTTGAATCAAAAGCTGAGTCAAAAGATATCAGAAGAATTATTGCAACACGTGAAAGTAAATCATTAGATTCATcaggtaataaatttttatttatacttttttaatttataatttatattttatttattttatttagctaaAGGATTATCGGGAAATAGAATTATACCAATTGGCAGCAAACATATTCATTGTGAACTTCCACCTggttatattattgaaaataaaggttttaaaaaattttaaaaattatgaaattaagTGTGGCGTAACGTAATGAAGATttgcttttgttatttaaaaataacctgtttatttttttaaattatttttataaatattatttagttttaaagTGTTGTcagtgaattaaaattttttttcttttgcaatttattaaatagaaataatgatTGATGGATATTTTAATAACCAAAGAGAGtgttagaataaaaaaaaaaaatattattaacattataataatattattgaaaatattataatttttaaatgataattatttttattatttcaataaacagAACCATTGGTGACGGATATGGAACCGGTTAGACTTCGAGCACGTAGTAATAGTGTTGAATCTTGGAACGCAATAAATGGTGATACAAGTCGACGAGGCGTTAGAAATACTTGgcaaaatgatgatgaagatgacgatgacgacgatgatgatgacgatgacgatgatgacaaCGACAACGAAATTCGAAATAGCAAAGCTAAACGACAAGACAGCTATCTCGAAGCTGTCAgaacacaaaaaaatggtcagtatttattttattaattgattatttatttaaacataaattttcgAATTATTCCTAACaagttttttacataaaaaaaaagaaacaaaattccacaaaaaataatttactttcagtttaaaaataaaagctaaattaaatataaaaaataaaaggtagTTAAAGTACATAATATTGCTTGTagattatatatatcttttaaatattttctactcATTTCCGGTGAAATTATTGTGACTATATTTTAATTGCATGATTAtatcttgatatatatttaaaataaataagtagtaattatttatataaataaataaattagtacaagaaaaacaacaacaacaacaacgtcaAGCTGAGAAGCTAATAAATGGTACAGCAAATGATCATCAAAAATCATCTTTACacccaacaacaacaacaacaacaacaacaatatttgaGGCTCGTGTGACACCGAGTATCACATTACCAAGTGTTACAATAAGTCCACCACAACCAGTACGACCCAATCATCTTCCCATTACAAATCCATTACGTCCTCTTGATAATTGTCTTACCacatatcaacaacaatataacaacagtgacaacaacaacagtgaAGACACGACTATAGGTCAGAGAAAAAAACAGACACGTATAACAGCtagatgaatttaattaataaatattaatgataattaataaagatgataaacaagactaattaataaataacacatcaaggcttatttatttatttatttttggtttaaATATCGCTTCAAGTTTCAAAaggatttaataaaaaaaaatatgataaaacaGTTAACATGATTAACCAGGTGTTAGGAAGCTGATGTTTGCTGCTGgctatttaacatttatataatcatTCTAGGTTGATCTTCTCTAATACTATATTGATACTTAAACATATGGCTAAAGTATTCGATATACAAATTGACACTTTaacacttgttattatttatttattttataataatttaatttatattttttaattttagctcCAGGCTCAAATACAACAGCAACAAATGGAGTAGTACTGAGAcgacaaaaaaacaatcagaTAAGTAAGTAGTCATATTCATgtcagtttaattattttaaattatttttttttttttgttttataaataaaatataattaactattttttaatatatttttttttttgtctgtcaAGGTGATGAAGATCGTGCAACAAGGCGAGTGTCTTACCTCAAGGCAACTTGGGGCGAACGGATGCACGTTGATAGCGACCTAGAACTCAGTGATTCTGAACCAGTTAACCAGTCACTTCGAaggtacaaataaattatatatttaaaacaaaaaacattcattttatatataggttttttttaaaaaaaaaattatggagagttaatgaaaaagaaaaatatcatgatGGGAAATAATTATTGCGGTTTGGTcgttgtataatattttttgttcatcattattgttgatatatatattattttttctgttgttAATCCAAGTCACTTTATCCGTATAATGTCGTTGAACCCAAAGGGGtgatattcgaaaaaaaaaaaaaaaaattgcctttCCATTTTCCCTACGTATAGCGTGCATCACGCAACAATTTTCAGGTATATTGGCAAAATGTGCATGATTCCAGTGCACACAGACGATGGAAACCACCACTATTTCCAAGTGACATAACTCCACTTCGTCGTATCTTTGAAGATGTTACACAGGCAGCTCATCTTCATCTCAATTATCATAATCGGTGAGGGGCAACCCAAAAACctgaatttatatacaaaaaaaaaaaacaaatattaatgctTGTCTTTCATTCGCAAGCCCATTTtgccaaattaaaaaaaaaaataacaatttaataaataactttatgtgattgttgtttttgttgtccGTTGTTTTgtctgtctttttttaaaaaaaataaataatctcaaGCTGAAAtgataattgtatatataataaaataaaaacaatcaaaatcaAAAGACAAGTAGCCGACgcctttgataaataatttaaaaagcgaaagttaaaatttttattttttataatttatattgccttgtttttttttttaattgtttttattattgtctgtTGCAATTATTGCCTTGTTGTTAACCAATTAAAGAAGCAAATATTTTCAGTTCCGTGTTCGCCATCAACGTTCCATATCGTTAAATGCCTAAAACTTTCCCTCTCGTATATAATACAgtactaaaatatataatataaaaatacacaactcggtcaataaattaactaatgacatatataattattacttaacattattaattaattaattatccatTAATCCAAAGAGGCATCTTAACtaaaatttgaatgataaaaaagttgttagatttttattattttttttaaataaaattagttaaataatatttaatttatgaaaattttaaaagaactttgatattttttaaaaaaatatttattagattgTTGTGATGATATAAATACGcagctaaaaaatttaaattccatCACGTTTAATACTCCCCTGCAACTAACACAACCTGTCACGTGTAtggcaatgaaaataaataaaatatttatataaaaaaaaaaaaaagaaatgcaTTTATGACCTCGTGAATGtgtttatgtatatatggGTATGTTTGAGATTGTAACGgtgcaaaaaattattattagctaATTTAAATACCtgcaaatatatttccaaataattttatttaaaaaaaaataatataattaaattttttttattaatataaatgttttttttgttgactgtttaattttattttgctaataaaagatggtttttttttttttatttattataatattaattattaattgttagtgattgaatattaattttataatttttattgttttagtaGTATTTCAAGTCCTCATACTGCAAGTGGTAATTTGAAGGACATCGAACCAGTCGAACGAGAGGGATCTCTTCATGTCAAGTTTACAGTGCTAGATGGAAaggtaagaaaataaaaattatgaaaataattaattttaaaaatcaatcaactttatttagatataaaaaaattattttactcaaattttattgataaaattaaacgaaaaataatttttttaaatcgaaaaatttgtctaattaatcattgattaaaaattaaatattgaaaaataatttttactttaaatttgattaataaaattaacaaaaaaaaataattttttaaatttactattttctatttaaccaatcaaatataataattgatatttattattatttccagcGATCAACTGATAGATCATGGAAACAAGTTTGGGGTGTATTACGAGGAccaattttatacttttataaagATCGTCACAGTCAGGTAAGCCATAATAATacctcaacaaaaaaaaatatatatatataaaatactgaGTATGCTATTTCACGCTTTCTAATAATAACTaagtgaacaaaaaataaataacaacaaaaagagAAGAATAAGAAgaacaagaaaattaaaattaaaaaaaaaaatattaaacttactgataaaaatagagagagtatttttttgtaaaaaatttaattagtaaaCAATTTCGGTAGCTAATAATACATCAAGTTTTTCAATgtgttcaataataataatttaattaacaaatgtaCACGTAGTACATTACCAGGGTCACGTATTAAGCGCAACTAAATTAACgacaaaatattgataaataaaattggataAACGAACGTTATTAATATCTGTATGTAtagtttattgtaatttttaattaattctgaGGGACGTGTCATATTCAAAGTGTATTGAGCACGTCTTCGATgaccatataaaaaattaacagacaATTTCCGATTCTCATTTTGtgtatacttttaattttcatttaatttttttcaattatttacgTTGGCGTAATCATTGCGAAAAAAAGCagctaataattaattagaaaaaaaaattgaagcaacGGAActtttactttatatatataattttttttatttattaattattattttttttttttaattaaaattattccctATTTGGCAAACCGGGAACTAAGAATTTTCTTGAttaactataaaataaaaaaaaaaatttttattttttttatatttgtaatttaatttacaaggaAATATCAATTTACTTTTCATTATCACGCATGATGATTTATCTTATCCAGTTAAATaatcaaagtaaaatttattttaaaattttttttatctattaataataatgcgtgacttgaaactttttttatttatttatttttcaaataaataatataataaaatttctatatttattatgtggttgtaaataataaaatatattatttcaaggtttttatttaaatgattgttGATTTGTTGGTTGTgcaaaaatgaatattattattaaataattttatcgacaggacggtggtggtggtggtggtgttgcaAACCACAACCTAGACCAGATTTGATTTTAATGTCAATGATGCCGCGCAATACAATTgacatttcattttaaaatttctatgtattttaaataattatttgcatgtaaaaaaaaaaaaaataaacaataattaaatttaatatttaaaaagaaaaataaatcaataaaaataacggcaataaattataaatttacattgaaattttacaaatatatttatcgttAAATCAAACATACACTGAGgttcaatgatttatcatacaaaaatatatgtttagtaattgaaataaaaaaacaaatcatcaacattagatgataaatttaaaacgagTGTGTATTTAAAATGAGTGAAAggttcatcattttatttatttatttgcaaacTGGTGGGGAATTGGCATATTCCAGGTGAAGGTGGGCTCATTCGCTTCTTCAAACTCTACTCATAAACAACATCtagtcaaatatatttattataattattaacatacgcgtatatttctaaacaataaaaataaataatttataaaataatgttggGGTCAAGTGATAGCAGTTCGTATTCTTGTATACCACTTCATTTTAGTACACATGGCTTGTTTGGTCGTCGTTTACGTAGATGGGGCTCAACGGGATcctgggtaaaaaaaaataaaacaaaaaataaaataaaaataaagtgaaagaaactaataaaaaaataatttacctggATTAATATGTgatgtgtttatttttattatttaattttacatttacagAGCCCATCAGCAACAAGTGATGGTGATGCAGGACAAAATGTTGATGTAAGATGTTCACTGGTTGATGTTGCTGATGattatacaaaaagaaaacatgTTTTACGTGTTGCAAATCCAACAGCTGAAGTATTATTACAAACAGATGATGCAGCATCAATGGCACTTTGGTTACGATCACTTCATAAACATGCTGCTGCTGAAAAAATTAcggtatttattattaaattattaagctcgaaataatgatattaaaattatattcatataaacT is drawn from Aphidius gifuensis isolate YNYX2018 linkage group LG3, ASM1490517v1, whole genome shotgun sequence and contains these coding sequences:
- the LOC122853313 gene encoding uncharacterized protein LOC122853313 isoform X2 codes for the protein MADDRSTPQGVISQAIGHISSAQSPPPPTSPASNTSSTSSSVKNSPPRGPRTLLLKRCENGFGFTLRHFIVYPPESCYTLPGHERTRIDEPMDTIFVKQVRPNSSASEAGLRTGDRVVSVDGVPTRGEQYSSVVQRIQQAGAWLRLLVVSKEDDILQRYFGETAHNPETNQRPARLRSPERILQKQRRSMSMIPGPSSRSRQSWMCSTLPGTENKTTTKGATSQYYNSHEESIKDQTAIKMTSAPNIQRRPLVESRNKDSIYNNSNERIQQRRSLPQDVDTKLSTSSSTTPSSTSSTTTNTVYRPSDNHTRFDLYDRTRPESIYSRPSSEQIYDRIKDPIYELVHPELNTEFSKSLDHQYPMSHAEPQVPIYRSNKRVVTRRASEGCSSSGEQLNDNNNNNSNNKTIKIQTTIDPTSRLSIESHRDTSPASKDSSISSFDSTSTLTGNECSDDSVIMTRLRKSFEQKEEFLRRPSHPIGWLLPDDNNSSKNPLLPLNNSGIIQREFYARPQKLQRQVWPPIEQQQQQQQKSDILLSNNYDERIKNSCKTKQQNKHNDIDNNHHDIYNDNTNDDLDNIVEDAQAIRDRFYSSLYDTNGQFNKNNHFSYSKNNDLRTTTNNNHHNHTNNTNHNNNINNSNSNNNNNNNSKQFITTLSRIHENVQGQGQVQQQQQQQSIQENKNGTSSLPSSPVPDKKLDKLTATVSPPAPTPPQGLQIVSKRAKQFESGRLLSDDDEPTSDRTNLYKSELSRLSNKRSVPNVAVRKREFESKAESKDIRRIIATRESKSLDSSAKGLSGNRIIPIGSKHIHCELPPGYIIENKEPLVTDMEPVRLRARSNSVESWNAINGDTSRRGVRNTWQNDDEDDDDDDDDDDDDDDNDNEIRNSKAKRQDSYLEAVRTQKNVQEKQQQQQRQAEKLINGTANDHQKSSLHPTTTTTTTTIFEARVTPSITLPSVTISPPQPVRPNHLPITNPLRPLDNCLTTYQQQYNNSDNNNSEDTTIAPGSNTTATNGVVLRRQKNNQISDEDRATRRVSYLKATWGERMHVDSDLELSDSEPVNQSLRSAHRRWKPPLFPSDITPLRRIFEDVTQAAHLHLNYHNRISSPHTASGNLKDIEPVEREGSLHVKFTVLDGKRSTDRSWKQVWGVLRGPILYFYKDRHSQSPSATSDGDAGQNVDVRCSLVDVADDYTKRKHVLRVANPTAEVLLQTDDAASMALWLRSLHKHAAAEKITDVNSSTSKQQAVPQTPGPTTTPNSGQIVQRLSPLPSHKGIRKLTSFRNRSPTGQSPVNKTRKPSQTVEPLASPKSKTWKGRVAKQLRRMHGQAGSPSSPTAQLPPEGATFKVPLELCPMSSFSEFIPLIVEMCTSIVEARGLEVIGIYRVPGNTAAISQLTESVNKGFENINLQDPRWSDVNVISSLLKSFFRQLPDSLLTADLYPMFIDADKIEDPQRRMSTIRKLLRDLPEYHFETLKHLMCHLKKVVEHSEINKMEAKNLAIVFGPTLVRASGSRDNMVTMVTDMSHQCRIVESLLNNVDWFFCEEDLDDLSRLSVNLSLPADGSENETSNTNHNLLLNNIQKVEGMREMVSAKDIVSSIISAANRKIQRRRKGPEEHEGDDHEDDKSKIKQDAETLVRQSMALNERQCSVSEIVLMHEIKSQPNNTSERNDCGQTMPATTTTATTTVTNSPKYSNNSQQQYPTVSSSSIDSPRLSSSDNCCTGSLDTVSTLSNLSSDTKQSGNDEVAIRTYAGLSATTQERIRRFEQETKAMLQRDQHRQKREAEKRDEERKRIEMEWQNAKREMENDDIYDGICMDNNNIDNSSSYLTDRMSNLSDRIFERNCGNDSGNDRHRSKSTTRLTPMSIALQQQQQQSPSSTTSSATATQKAHATSQLSCIIGDKINNGVIKKFKIDKEPSMESLAPTRYGSLDSLHEVHTSPSPSHQTRGIPGDISDDGSDLLTSLTSTFDRKWKSLVNPSSILLNNTNVFNEKKDINDDTDSKKTICTAEVFRDPSLHRSVGEMSHQNRKRNDSLDKENQSPVTKCTDKLISKLKTTPDNDLMSRHNNIIEINTTATDSSDGGSILDATEKDENSKIPEKHINNNQDDHTTNKPSISNDKKQTTNNNNNDRKIPDISYTNKLKKFESLSEATNETRSRLKRSESLNKRTEINSSKLKRSESLNKHSDRLVVSPTNSKLKRSESLSKNEKTECNISKRRQTVRKDNSTKLKRKNGMPERSIKRRHTVGGTKDFDKVHWLDNKLQSDNHIVIKNDDDNNIIIKPKKSQLRTSSPDLSSNRVNVNSDASFLIEVSFRGPSNVVFNVTNTRPQSLPDANLASKNFKVPLESHV
- the LOC122853313 gene encoding uncharacterized protein LOC122853313 isoform X7 translates to MDTIFVKQVRPNSSASEAGLRTGDRVVSVDGVPTRGEQYSSVVQRIQQAGAWLRLLVVSKEDDILQRYFGETAHNPETNQRPARLRSPERILQKQRRSMSMIPGPSSRSRQSWMCSTLPGTENKTTTKGATSQYYNSHEESIKDQTAIKMTSAPNIQRRPLVESRNKDSIYNNSNERIQQRRSLPQDVDTKLSTSSSTTPSSTSSTTTNTVYRPSDNHTRFDLYDRTRPESIYSRPSSEQIYDRIKDPIYELVHPELNTEFSKSLDHQYPMSHAEPQVPIYRSNKRVVTRRASEGCSSSGEQLNDNNNNNSNNKTIKIQTTIDPTSRLSIESHRDTSPASKDSSISSFDSTSTLTGNECSDDSVIMTRLRKSFEQKEEFLRRPSHPIGWLLPDDNNSSKNPLLPLNNSGIIQREFYARPQKLQRQVWPPIEQQQQQQQKSDILLSNNYDERIKNSCKTKQQNKHNDIDNNHHDIYNDNTNDDLDNIVEDAQAIRDRFYSSLYDTNGQFNKNNHFSYSKNNDLRTTTNNNHHNHTNNTNHNNNINNSNSNNNNNNNSKQFITTLSRIHENVQGQGQVQQQQQQQSIQENKNGTSSLPSSPVPDKKLDKLTATVSPPAPTPPQGLQIVSKRAKQFESGRLLSDDDEPTSDRTNLYKSELSRLSNKRSVPNVAVRKREFESKAESKDIRRIIATRESKSLDSSAKGLSGNRIIPIGSKHIHCELPPGYIIENKEPLVTDMEPVRLRARSNSVESWNAINGDTSRRGVRNTWQNDDEDDDDDDDDDDDDDDNDNEIRNSKAKRQDSYLEAVRTQKNVQEKQQQQQRQAEKLINGTANDHQKSSLHPTTTTTTTTIFEARVTPSITLPSVTISPPQPVRPNHLPITNPLRPLDNCLTTYQQQYNNSDNNNSEDTTIAPGSNTTATNGVVLRRQKNNQISDEDRATRRVSYLKATWGERMHVDSDLELSDSEPVNQSLRSAHRRWKPPLFPSDITPLRRIFEDVTQAAHLHLNYHNRSISSPHTASGNLKDIEPVEREGSLHVKFTVLDGKRSTDRSWKQVWGVLRGPILYFYKDRHSQSPSATSDGDAGQNVDVRCSLVDVADDYTKRKHVLRVANPTAEVLLQTDDAASMALWLRSLHKHAAAEKITDVNSSTSKQQAVPQTPGPTTTPNSGQIVQRLSPLPSHKGIRKLTSFRNRSPTGQSPVNKTRKPSQTVEPLASPKSKTWKGRVAKQLRRMHGQAGSPSSPTAQLPPEGATFKVPLELCPMSSFSEFIPLIVEMCTSIVEARGLEVIGIYRVPGNTAAISQLTESVNKGFENINLQDPRWSDVNVISSLLKSFFRQLPDSLLTADLYPMFIDADKIEDPQRRMSTIRKLLRDLPEYHFETLKHLMCHLKKVVEHSEINKMEAKNLAIVFGPTLVRASGSRDNMVTMVTDMSHQCRIVESLLNNVDWFFCEEDLDDLSRLSVNLSLPADGSENETSNTNHNLLLNNIQKVEGMREMVSAKDIVSSIISAANRKIQRRRKGPEEHEGDDHEDDKSKIKQDAETLVRQSMALNERQCSVSEIVLMHEIKSQPNNTSERNDCGQTMPATTTTATTTVTNSPKYSNNSQQQYPTVSSSSIDSPRLSSSDNCCTGSLDTVSTLSNLSSDTKQSGNDEVAIRTYAGLSATTQERIRRFEQETKAMLQRDQHRQKREAEKRDEERKRIEMEWQNAKREMENDDIYDGICMDNNNIDNSSSYLTDRMSNLSDRIFERNCGNDSGNDRHRSKSTTRLTPMSIALQQQQQQSPSSTTSSATATQKAHATSQLSCIIGDKINNGVIKKFKIDKEPSMESLAPTRYGSLDSLHEVHTSPSPSHQTRGIPGDISDDGSDLLTSLTSTFDRKWKSLVNPSSILLNNTNVFNEKKDINDDTDSKKTICTAEVFRDPSLHRSVGEMSHQNRKRNDSLDKENQSPVTKCTDKLISKLKTTPDNDLMSRHNNIIEINTTATDSSDGGSILDATEKDENSKIPEKHINNNQDDHTTNKPSISNDKKQTTNNNNNDRKIPDISYTNKLKKFESLSEATNETRSRLKRSESLNKRTEINSSKLKRSESLNKHSDRLVVSPTNSKLKRSESLSKNEKTECNISKRRQTVRKDNSTKLKRKNGMPERSIKRRHTVGGTKDFDKVHWLDNKLQSDNHIVIKNDDDNNIIIKPKKSQLRTSSPDLSSNRVNVNSDASFLIEVSFRGPSNVVFNVTNTRPQSLPDANLASKNFKVPLESHV